A single genomic interval of Streptomyces sp. NBC_00663 harbors:
- the rpoB gene encoding DNA-directed RNA polymerase subunit beta — protein sequence MAASRNASTANTNNAASTAPLRISFAKIKEPLEVPNLLALQTESFDWLLGNTAWQSRVEEALESGQDVPTKSGLEEIFEEISPIEDFSGSMSLTFRDHRFEPPKNSIDECKDRDFTYAAPLFVTAEFTNNETGEIKSQTVFMGDFPLMTHKGTFVINGTERVVVSQLVRSPGVYFDSSIDKTSDKDIFSAKIIPSRGAWLEMEIDKRDMVGVRIDRKRKQSVTVLLKALGWTTEQILEEFGEYESMRATLEKDHTQGQDDALLDIYRKLRPGEPPTREAAQTLLENLYFNSKRYDLAKVGRYKVNKKLGGEAPLNAGVLTVEDIISTIKYLVKLHAGETETVGDSGVNIVVETDDIDHFGNRRLRSVGELIQNQVRTGLARMERVVRERMTTQDVEAITPQTLINIRPVVASIKEFFGTSQLSQFMDQNNPLSGLTHKRRLSALGPGGLSRERAGFEVRDVHPSHYGRMCPIETPEGPNIGLIGSLASYGRVNAFGFVETPYRRVDGDVVTDEVDYLTADEEDRFVIAQANATLDDNMRFTENRVLVRRRGGEVDYVPGDDVDYMDVSPRQMVSVATAMIPFLEHDDANRALMGANMMRQAVPLIKSESPLVGTGMEYRSAVDAGDVVKAEKAGVVQEVSADYITTANDDGTYITYRLAKFARSNQGTSVNQKVIVNEGDRIIEGQVLADGPATENGEMALGKNLLVAFMPWEGHNYEDAIILSQRLVQDDVLSSIHIEEHEVDARDTKLGPEEITRDIPNVSEEVLADLDERGIIRIGAEVVAGDILVGKVTPKGETELTPEERLLRAIFGEKAREVRDTSLKVPHGEIGKVIGVRVFDREEGDELPPGVNQLVRVYVAQKRKITDGDKLAGRHGNKGVISKILPIEDMPFLEDGTPVDIILNPLGVPSRMNPGQVLEIHLGWLASRGWDVSGLADDWAQRLQNIGADQVAPGTNVATPVFDGAREDELAGLLNHTIPNRDGERMVQPTGKARLFDGRSGEPFPDPISIGYMYILKLHHLVDDKLHARSTGPYSMITQQPLGGKAQFGGQRFGEMEVWALEAYGAAYALQELLTIKSDDVTGRVKVYEAIVKGENIPEPGIPESFKVLIKEMQSLCLNVEVLSSDGMSIEMRDTDEDVFRAAEELGIDLSRREPSSVEEV from the coding sequence TTGGCCGCCTCGCGCAACGCCTCGACCGCGAATACGAACAACGCCGCCAGCACTGCCCCGCTGCGCATCTCTTTTGCAAAGATCAAGGAGCCTCTCGAGGTTCCGAACCTGCTTGCGCTCCAGACCGAGAGCTTTGACTGGCTGCTCGGGAACACCGCCTGGCAGAGTCGGGTCGAGGAGGCCCTGGAGTCCGGTCAGGACGTCCCCACCAAGTCCGGTCTGGAGGAGATCTTCGAGGAGATCTCTCCGATCGAGGACTTCTCCGGGTCGATGTCGCTGACGTTCCGCGACCACCGTTTCGAGCCGCCGAAGAACAGCATCGACGAGTGCAAGGACCGCGACTTCACGTACGCGGCCCCGCTCTTCGTGACGGCTGAGTTCACCAACAACGAGACCGGCGAGATCAAGTCCCAGACGGTCTTCATGGGCGACTTCCCGCTCATGACCCACAAGGGCACCTTCGTCATCAACGGCACCGAGCGTGTCGTGGTGTCGCAGCTGGTCCGTTCGCCGGGTGTCTACTTCGACTCCTCCATCGACAAGACGTCCGACAAGGACATCTTCTCCGCCAAGATCATCCCCTCCCGGGGTGCCTGGCTGGAGATGGAGATCGACAAGCGCGACATGGTCGGTGTCCGCATCGACCGCAAGCGCAAGCAGTCCGTGACCGTTCTGCTCAAGGCTCTCGGTTGGACGACCGAGCAGATCCTGGAGGAGTTCGGCGAGTACGAGTCGATGCGCGCCACCCTGGAGAAGGACCACACCCAGGGCCAGGACGACGCGCTGCTCGACATCTACCGCAAGCTGCGTCCGGGCGAGCCGCCCACGCGCGAGGCCGCGCAGACGCTTCTTGAGAACCTTTACTTCAACTCCAAGCGCTACGACCTCGCCAAGGTCGGCCGCTACAAGGTGAACAAGAAGCTGGGCGGCGAGGCCCCGCTGAACGCCGGGGTCCTGACCGTCGAGGACATCATCTCGACGATCAAGTACCTGGTGAAGCTGCACGCGGGCGAGACCGAGACGGTCGGCGACAGCGGTGTGAACATCGTCGTCGAGACCGACGACATCGACCACTTCGGCAACCGTCGTCTGCGCAGCGTCGGCGAGCTCATCCAGAACCAGGTCCGTACGGGTCTGGCTCGTATGGAGCGCGTCGTGCGTGAGCGCATGACGACCCAGGACGTCGAGGCGATCACGCCGCAGACCCTGATCAACATCCGGCCGGTCGTCGCCTCCATCAAGGAGTTCTTCGGCACCAGCCAGCTGTCGCAGTTCATGGACCAGAACAACCCGCTGTCGGGTCTCACCCACAAGCGTCGTCTGTCGGCGCTCGGCCCGGGTGGTCTCTCCCGTGAGCGGGCCGGCTTCGAGGTCCGTGACGTGCACCCGTCTCACTACGGCCGTATGTGCCCGATCGAGACGCCCGAAGGCCCGAACATCGGTCTGATCGGTTCGCTCGCCTCCTACGGCCGCGTCAACGCGTTCGGTTTCGTGGAGACGCCCTACCGCAGGGTCGACGGCGACGTCGTCACCGACGAGGTCGACTACCTCACGGCCGACGAAGAGGACCGATTCGTCATCGCGCAGGCCAACGCCACGCTCGACGACAACATGCGTTTCACCGAGAACCGCGTCCTGGTCCGCCGTCGTGGCGGCGAGGTCGACTACGTCCCCGGTGACGACGTGGACTACATGGACGTCTCGCCGCGCCAGATGGTGTCGGTCGCGACCGCCATGATCCCGTTCCTCGAGCACGACGACGCCAACCGTGCCCTCATGGGCGCGAACATGATGCGTCAGGCCGTGCCCCTGATTAAGTCCGAGTCCCCGCTCGTCGGCACCGGCATGGAGTACCGCTCCGCCGTCGACGCCGGCGACGTGGTCAAGGCCGAGAAGGCGGGTGTGGTCCAGGAGGTCTCCGCGGACTACATCACCACGGCCAACGACGACGGCACGTACATCACGTACCGCCTGGCCAAGTTCGCCCGCTCCAACCAGGGCACCTCGGTCAACCAGAAGGTCATCGTCAACGAGGGCGACCGGATCATCGAGGGCCAGGTCCTGGCCGACGGTCCGGCCACCGAGAACGGCGAGATGGCCCTGGGCAAGAACCTGCTCGTGGCGTTCATGCCGTGGGAGGGTCACAACTACGAGGACGCGATCATCCTGTCGCAGCGCCTCGTGCAGGACGACGTCCTCTCCTCGATCCACATCGAGGAGCACGAGGTCGACGCCCGTGACACCAAGCTCGGCCCCGAGGAGATCACCCGGGACATCCCGAACGTCTCCGAGGAGGTCCTCGCCGACCTCGACGAGCGCGGCATCATCCGGATCGGTGCCGAGGTCGTCGCCGGTGACATCCTCGTCGGCAAGGTCACGCCCAAGGGTGAGACCGAGCTGACCCCCGAGGAGCGCCTGCTCCGCGCGATCTTCGGTGAGAAGGCGCGCGAGGTCCGTGACACCTCTCTGAAGGTGCCGCACGGCGAGATCGGCAAGGTCATCGGCGTCCGCGTCTTCGACCGTGAGGAGGGCGACGAGCTGCCGCCGGGCGTGAACCAGCTGGTTCGTGTCTACGTGGCGCAGAAGCGCAAGATCACGGACGGTGACAAGCTCGCCGGCCGCCACGGCAACAAGGGTGTTATCTCGAAGATCCTTCCGATCGAGGACATGCCGTTCCTCGAGGACGGAACTCCGGTCGACATCATCCTCAACCCGCTGGGTGTCCCGTCCCGAATGAACCCGGGACAGGTCCTGGAGATCCACCTCGGCTGGCTCGCCAGCCGCGGCTGGGACGTCTCCGGTCTCGCCGACGACTGGGCGCAGCGCCTTCAGAACATCGGCGCCGACCAGGTCGCCCCCGGCACCAACGTCGCCACCCCGGTGTTCGACGGTGCGCGTGAGGACGAGCTCGCGGGTCTGCTGAACCACACCATCCCGAACCGCGACGGCGAGCGCATGGTGCAGCCGACCGGTAAGGCGAGGCTGTTCGACGGCCGCTCCGGTGAGCCGTTCCCGGACCCGATCTCGATCGGGTACATGTACATCCTCAAGCTCCACCACCTGGTCGACGACAAGCTGCACGCCCGGTCGACCGGTCCGTACTCGATGATCACCCAGCAGCCGCTGGGTGGTAAGGCCCAGTTCGGTGGCCAGCGCTTCGGTGAGATGGAGGTGTGGGCGCTGGAGGCTTATGGCGCCGCGTACGCCCTCCAGGAGCTGCTGACCATCAAGTCCGACGACGTCACCGGCCGCGTGAAGGTCTACGAGGCCATCGTCAAGGGCGAGAACATCCCCGAGCCCGGCATCCCCGAGTCCTTCAAGGTGCTCATCAAGGAGATGCAGTCCCTGTGCCTCAACGTGGAGGTGCTGTCCTCGGACGGCATGTCCATCGAGATGCGCGACACCGACGAGGACGTCTTCCGCGCTGCGGAGGAGCTTGGCATCGACCTGTCGCGGCGCGAGCCGAGCAGCGTCGAAGAGGTCTGA
- the rplJ gene encoding 50S ribosomal protein L10, producing MARPDKAAAVAELADQFRSSNAAVLTEYRGLTVAQLKTLRRSLGEDAQYAVVKNTLTKIAANEAGIDTLDDLFNGPTAVAFISGDPVTSAKGLRDFAKDNPNLVIKGGVLDGKALSADEIKKLADLESREVLLAKLAGAMKGKQTQTAQLFQALPSKLVRTVDALRAKQDEQGGAE from the coding sequence ATGGCAAGGCCCGACAAGGCTGCCGCGGTAGCCGAGCTCGCGGACCAGTTCCGTAGCTCGAACGCCGCTGTGCTGACCGAGTACCGGGGTCTCACCGTGGCGCAGCTCAAGACGCTGCGTCGTTCGCTCGGTGAAGACGCCCAGTACGCCGTGGTGAAGAACACGCTGACCAAGATCGCGGCCAACGAGGCCGGGATCGACACGCTTGACGACCTGTTCAACGGTCCGACGGCGGTCGCCTTCATCTCCGGTGACCCGGTGACGTCGGCGAAGGGTCTTCGTGACTTCGCCAAGGACAACCCGAACCTCGTCATCAAGGGCGGTGTCCTTGACGGCAAGGCGCTGTCCGCCGACGAGATCAAGAAGCTTGCGGACCTTGAGTCCCGCGAGGTTCTGCTCGCCAAGCTGGCGGGCGCCATGAAGGGCAAGCAGACGCAGACTGCGCAGCTCTTCCAGGCGCTTCCCTCGAAGCTCGTTCGCACCGTGGACGCGCTTCGTGCCAAGCAGGACGAGCAGGGCGGTGCCGAGTAA
- a CDS encoding DUF1396 domain-containing protein: MGFSVRRSARCRTVGVGLAAVALAAGAVSCSKGESEESPKMTPAAAVAKAAKNSDDISSLRYRMTGEYPEQGRIKAEASMRIKPSIAMSMKMTALDQGKDGSAEIRLVDKVMYIGGNPELAKEMDGKTWMKFDMSALSDEQLGGGAAGAGQAEQNPAAESTFMTGAKDVKKVGEEKVDGVETTHYSGTLTLDALRDSFKGEDKATREKREKSVEQYEKMGVDKLTMDMWIDGEDHTKQFRMKGDADKGPLDLTITFLDINKPVTVSAPPAKDTVDLAEMMKEAQSG; the protein is encoded by the coding sequence ATGGGGTTTTCTGTTCGACGTTCCGCGCGCTGTAGGACGGTCGGCGTGGGGCTGGCCGCCGTGGCCCTGGCCGCCGGTGCGGTGAGCTGTTCCAAGGGGGAGTCCGAGGAGTCGCCGAAGATGACGCCGGCCGCCGCGGTGGCCAAGGCGGCGAAGAACTCGGACGACATCTCGTCCCTGCGGTACCGGATGACGGGTGAGTATCCGGAGCAGGGGCGCATCAAGGCCGAGGCCTCGATGCGGATCAAGCCCAGCATCGCCATGAGCATGAAGATGACGGCGCTGGACCAGGGCAAGGACGGCTCCGCGGAGATCCGGCTCGTCGACAAGGTCATGTACATCGGGGGCAACCCCGAGTTGGCCAAGGAGATGGACGGCAAGACCTGGATGAAGTTCGACATGTCCGCGCTGAGCGACGAGCAGCTCGGCGGGGGCGCCGCGGGCGCCGGACAGGCCGAGCAGAACCCGGCGGCCGAGTCCACCTTCATGACCGGCGCCAAGGACGTGAAGAAGGTCGGCGAGGAGAAGGTCGACGGGGTCGAGACGACCCACTACTCGGGCACCCTGACCCTCGACGCGCTCCGGGACTCCTTCAAGGGCGAGGACAAGGCGACCCGCGAGAAGCGGGAGAAGAGCGTCGAGCAGTACGAGAAGATGGGCGTCGACAAGCTCACGATGGACATGTGGATCGACGGTGAGGACCACACCAAGCAGTTCCGCATGAAGGGCGACGCCGACAAGGGCCCGCTCGACCTGACCATCACCTTCCTCGACATCAACAAGCCGGTGACGGTCTCGGCGCCGCCCGCCAAGGACACCGTCGACCTCGCCGAGATGATGAAGGAAGCCCAGAGCGGCTGA
- the secE gene encoding preprotein translocase subunit SecE, producing the protein MADAVGSIDTPDAQDEAPESNKKARKGGKRAKKGPLKRLGIFYRQIVAELRKVVWPTRGQLTTYTTVVIVFVIVMIGLVTVIDYGLNHAAEYVFG; encoded by the coding sequence ATGGCGGACGCCGTGGGCTCCATCGATACGCCTGATGCCCAGGACGAGGCGCCAGAGTCGAATAAGAAGGCCCGCAAGGGTGGCAAGCGTGCCAAGAAGGGCCCGCTGAAGCGCCTCGGTATCTTCTACCGACAGATCGTCGCAGAGCTTCGCAAGGTCGTCTGGCCTACGCGCGGCCAGCTGACGACGTACACGACCGTGGTGATCGTCTTCGTGATCGTCATGATCGGCCTGGTCACCGTGATTGACTATGGACTCAACCACGCCGCCGAGTACGTCTTCGGCTGA
- the nusG gene encoding transcription termination/antitermination protein NusG — protein sequence MSDQNLNDAIEPDESVEDELDIVEGADEDLDEVEAADEEAGDPAEEAALHVEDESDEDAEDESGGDVEDVEDEEEAVEEEPAEPVDPVVALREELRTLPGEWYVIHTYAGYENRVKTNLEQRAVSLNVEDFIFQAEVPQEEVAQIKNGERKTIRQNKLPGYVLVRMDLTNESWGVVRNTPGVTGFVGNAYDPYPLTLDEIVKMLAPEAEEKAAREAAEAEGKPAPQRKVEVQVLDFEVGDSVTVTDGPFATLQATINEINADSKKVKGLVEIFGRETPVELSFDQIQKN from the coding sequence GTGTCTGACCAGAACCTGAACGACGCCATCGAGCCGGACGAGTCCGTGGAAGACGAGCTCGACATCGTCGAGGGCGCGGACGAGGACCTGGACGAGGTCGAGGCTGCCGATGAAGAGGCGGGCGACCCCGCCGAGGAAGCCGCCCTCCATGTCGAGGACGAATCCGACGAGGACGCCGAGGACGAGTCCGGCGGCGATGTCGAGGACGTCGAGGACGAGGAAGAGGCCGTCGAGGAAGAGCCGGCCGAGCCGGTCGACCCCGTCGTCGCCCTGCGCGAGGAACTGCGCACCCTCCCCGGCGAGTGGTACGTCATCCACACCTACGCCGGTTACGAGAACCGCGTGAAGACCAACCTCGAACAGCGCGCCGTCTCGCTGAACGTCGAGGACTTCATCTTCCAGGCCGAGGTGCCGCAGGAAGAGGTCGCGCAGATCAAGAACGGCGAGCGCAAGACGATCCGTCAGAACAAGCTCCCCGGCTATGTGCTGGTGCGCATGGACCTGACGAACGAGTCCTGGGGTGTCGTCCGCAACACGCCCGGCGTCACAGGCTTCGTGGGCAACGCCTACGACCCGTACCCGCTGACCCTGGACGAGATCGTCAAGATGCTCGCCCCGGAGGCCGAGGAGAAGGCCGCCCGTGAGGCCGCCGAGGCCGAGGGCAAGCCCGCTCCGCAGCGCAAGGTCGAGGTCCAGGTCCTGGACTTCGAGGTCGGCGACTCGGTCACCGTCACCGACGGCCCCTTCGCCACGTTGCAGGCCACGATCAACGAGATCAACGCCGACTCGAAGAAGGTCAAGGGCCTCGTCGAGATCTTCGGCCGCGAGACCCCGGTCGAGCTGTCCTTCGACCAGATCCAGAAGAACTGA
- the rplK gene encoding 50S ribosomal protein L11: protein MPPKKKKVTGLIKLQIQAGAANPAPPVGPALGQHGVNIMEFCKAYNAATESQRGWVIPVEITVYEDRSFTFITKTPPAAKMILKAAGIEKGSGEPHKTKVAKITEAQVREIATTKLPDLNANDLDAAAKIIAGTARSMGVVVEG, encoded by the coding sequence ATGCCTCCCAAGAAGAAGAAGGTCACGGGGCTTATCAAGCTCCAGATCCAGGCCGGTGCAGCCAACCCGGCTCCGCCGGTCGGCCCCGCGCTGGGCCAGCACGGCGTCAACATCATGGAGTTCTGCAAGGCCTACAACGCCGCGACCGAGTCGCAGCGTGGCTGGGTGATCCCGGTGGAGATCACGGTCTACGAGGACCGCTCCTTCACCTTCATCACCAAGACGCCGCCGGCCGCGAAGATGATCCTGAAGGCCGCGGGCATCGAGAAGGGCTCTGGCGAGCCGCACAAGACCAAGGTCGCCAAGATCACCGAGGCGCAGGTCCGCGAGATCGCCACGACCAAGCTCCCCGACCTCAACGCCAACGACCTGGACGCCGCCGCGAAGATCATCGCCGGTACCGCGCGTTCCATGGGCGTCGTCGTCGAGGGCTGA
- the rplA gene encoding 50S ribosomal protein L1: protein MSKRSKSLRAADAKVDREKLYAPLEAVRLAKETSTSKFDGTVEVAFRLGVDPRKADQMVRGTVNLPHGTGKTARVLVFATGDRAEAAVAAGADIVGSDELIDEVSKGRLDFDAVVATPDLMGKVGRLGRVLGPRGLMPNPKTGTVTPDVAKAVNDIKGGKIEFRVDKHSNLHFIIGKTSFDETKLVENYGAALEEILRLKPSAAKGRYIKKAAISTTIGPGIPLDPNRTRNLLVEEDPAAV from the coding sequence GTGAGCAAGCGCAGCAAGTCTCTCCGCGCTGCGGACGCCAAGGTCGACCGGGAAAAGCTCTACGCCCCGCTCGAGGCCGTCCGTCTCGCCAAGGAGACCTCCACCTCCAAGTTCGACGGCACCGTCGAGGTCGCCTTCCGTCTGGGTGTCGACCCGCGCAAGGCCGACCAGATGGTCCGTGGCACCGTGAACCTTCCGCACGGCACCGGTAAGACCGCCCGGGTCCTGGTCTTCGCGACCGGTGACCGTGCCGAGGCCGCAGTCGCCGCGGGCGCCGACATCGTCGGCTCCGACGAGCTCATCGACGAGGTGTCGAAGGGCCGTCTGGACTTCGACGCCGTCGTCGCCACCCCGGACCTCATGGGCAAGGTCGGCCGTCTCGGCCGTGTCCTCGGCCCCCGTGGTCTCATGCCGAACCCCAAGACCGGCACCGTGACCCCGGACGTCGCCAAGGCTGTCAACGACATCAAGGGCGGCAAGATCGAGTTCCGCGTCGACAAGCACTCGAACCTGCACTTCATCATCGGCAAGACGTCGTTCGACGAGACCAAGCTGGTGGAGAACTACGGCGCCGCGCTGGAGGAGATCCTCCGTCTGAAGCCGTCCGCCGCCAAGGGTCGCTACATCAAGAAGGCCGCGATCAGCACCACGATCGGCCCCGGCATTCCGCTCGACCCGAACCGCACCCGCAACCTCCTCGTCGAGGAGGACCCGGCCGCGGTCTGA
- a CDS encoding adenosine deaminase, translating to MERVRDVSELPKAHLHLHFTGSMRPGTVLELADKYGVRLPDALTEALTSGEPPRLRATDERGWFRFQRLYDAARSCLRRPEDIQRLVREAAEEDVRDGSGWLEIQVDPTSYAPRLGGLIPALEVILDAVETTSRETGLGMRVLVAANRMKHPLDARTLARLAVRYADRGVVGFGLSNDERRGMARDFDRAFAIARDGGLLSTPHGGELSGPSSVRDCLDDLDAHRIGHGVRAAEDPRLLKRLADRGVTCEVCPASNVALGVYEKPEDVPLRTLFEAGVPMALGADDPLLFGSRLAAQYEIARRHHGFTDRELAELARQSVRGSAAPEDVKTRLLAGVDEWLARPVS from the coding sequence ATGGAGCGTGTACGTGATGTCTCTGAGCTGCCGAAAGCCCATCTGCACCTGCACTTCACCGGGTCCATGCGGCCCGGGACGGTTCTGGAACTGGCCGACAAGTACGGCGTACGGCTGCCCGACGCGCTGACGGAGGCGCTGACCAGCGGGGAGCCGCCACGGCTGCGGGCCACGGACGAGCGGGGCTGGTTCCGGTTCCAGCGGCTCTACGACGCGGCCCGTTCGTGCCTCAGGCGGCCCGAGGACATCCAGCGGCTGGTGCGGGAGGCGGCGGAGGAGGACGTCCGGGACGGCTCGGGATGGCTGGAGATCCAGGTCGACCCGACGTCGTACGCCCCGCGCCTGGGCGGGCTGATCCCGGCGCTGGAGGTCATCCTCGACGCGGTGGAGACGACCTCGCGGGAGACCGGGCTCGGGATGCGGGTGCTGGTGGCCGCGAACCGGATGAAGCACCCGCTGGACGCGCGGACGCTGGCCCGCCTCGCGGTGCGGTACGCGGACCGGGGTGTCGTCGGCTTCGGGCTCTCCAACGACGAACGGCGGGGCATGGCGCGGGACTTCGACCGGGCCTTCGCCATCGCCCGCGACGGCGGGCTGCTGTCGACGCCGCACGGCGGGGAGCTGAGCGGGCCGTCGTCGGTGCGGGACTGTCTGGACGACCTGGACGCGCACCGGATCGGGCACGGGGTACGGGCCGCGGAGGATCCCCGGCTGCTGAAGCGGCTGGCCGACCGGGGCGTGACCTGCGAGGTCTGTCCGGCCTCGAACGTGGCGCTCGGGGTGTACGAGAAGCCGGAGGACGTGCCGCTGCGGACGTTGTTCGAGGCGGGCGTACCCATGGCGCTCGGCGCCGACGACCCGCTGCTGTTCGGCTCACGGCTGGCGGCGCAGTACGAGATCGCGCGGCGGCATCACGGGTTCACCGACCGGGAACTGGCGGAGCTGGCCCGGCAGTCGGTGCGGGGTTCGGCGGCGCCGGAGGACGTCAAGACGCGGCTGCTGGCCGGCGTGGACGAGTGGCTCGCTCGCCCGGTCTCCTGA
- the rplL gene encoding 50S ribosomal protein L7/L12 gives MMALTQDELLAEFEGMTLIQLSEFVKAFEEKFDVTAAAAVAVAAPAGGAGGAAEAVEEKDEFDVVLTGAGEKKIQVIKVVRELTSLGLKEAKDLVDGAPKPVLEKVAKDAAEKAAEALKGAGASVEVK, from the coding sequence ATCATGGCTCTCACCCAGGACGAACTGCTCGCCGAGTTCGAGGGCATGACCCTCATCCAGCTCTCCGAGTTCGTGAAGGCGTTCGAGGAGAAGTTCGACGTCACCGCCGCCGCGGCCGTCGCCGTTGCCGCCCCCGCCGGTGGTGCCGGTGGCGCCGCCGAGGCCGTCGAGGAGAAGGACGAGTTCGACGTCGTCCTCACCGGCGCTGGCGAGAAGAAGATCCAGGTCATCAAGGTCGTGCGTGAGCTGACCTCCCTGGGTCTGAAGGAGGCCAAGGACCTCGTGGACGGCGCCCCGAAGCCCGTTCTCGAGAAGGTCGCCAAGGACGCCGCGGAGAAGGCCGCCGAGGCCCTCAAGGGCGCCGGCGCCTCCGTCGAGGTCAAGTAA
- a CDS encoding pyridoxal phosphate-dependent aminotransferase: MSAATPPTERRVSARVGAISESATLAVDAKAKALKAAGRPVIGFGAGEPDFPTPDYIVEAAIEACKNPKYHRYTPAGGLPELKAAIAAKTLRDSGYEVDASQVLVTNGGKQAIYEAFAAILDPGDEVIVPAPYWTTYPESIRLAGGVPVEVAADETTGYRVSVEQLEAARTENTKVLLFVSPSNPTGAVYTRAQIEEIGRWAAEKGLWVLTDEIYEHLVYGDAEFHSLPVVVPELADKTIVVNGVAKTYAMTGWRVGWVIGPKDVVKAATNLQSHATSNVSNVAQVAALAAVSGDLSAVEEMKEAFDRRRKTIVRMLNEIDGVLCPEPEGAFYAYPSVKALIGKEIRGKRPQNSVELAALILEEAEVAVVPGEAFGTPGYLRLSYALGDEDLVEGVSRIQKLLSEARD, translated from the coding sequence ATGAGCGCTGCAACCCCTCCCACCGAGCGCCGGGTCTCCGCCCGAGTCGGCGCGATCTCCGAGTCCGCCACCCTCGCCGTGGATGCCAAGGCCAAGGCCCTGAAGGCCGCCGGGCGCCCGGTGATCGGCTTCGGCGCCGGTGAGCCCGACTTCCCGACCCCGGACTACATCGTCGAAGCCGCCATCGAGGCGTGCAAGAACCCGAAGTACCACCGCTACACGCCGGCCGGCGGGCTGCCCGAGCTGAAGGCCGCGATCGCCGCGAAGACGCTGCGCGACTCCGGCTACGAGGTCGACGCGAGCCAGGTCCTCGTCACCAACGGCGGCAAGCAGGCCATCTACGAGGCCTTCGCCGCGATCCTCGACCCGGGCGACGAGGTCATCGTCCCGGCTCCGTACTGGACGACGTACCCGGAGTCGATCCGCCTCGCCGGCGGTGTCCCGGTCGAGGTCGCCGCAGACGAGACGACGGGCTACCGGGTCTCGGTCGAGCAGCTGGAGGCGGCGCGCACGGAGAACACGAAGGTCCTCCTCTTCGTCTCCCCGTCCAACCCGACCGGCGCCGTCTACACCCGCGCGCAGATCGAGGAGATCGGCCGCTGGGCCGCCGAGAAGGGCCTGTGGGTCCTGACCGACGAGATCTACGAGCACCTGGTCTACGGCGACGCCGAGTTCCACTCCCTCCCGGTCGTCGTGCCTGAGCTCGCCGACAAGACCATCGTGGTCAACGGTGTGGCCAAGACGTACGCCATGACGGGCTGGCGCGTGGGCTGGGTCATCGGCCCGAAGGACGTGGTCAAGGCCGCGACGAACCTCCAGTCGCACGCCACGTCCAACGTCTCCAACGTGGCCCAGGTGGCCGCCCTCGCCGCCGTCTCCGGCGACCTGTCGGCCGTCGAGGAGATGAAGGAGGCGTTCGACCGCCGCCGCAAGACCATCGTGCGCATGCTCAACGAGATCGACGGCGTGCTCTGCCCCGAGCCCGAGGGCGCCTTCTACGCCTACCCGTCGGTGAAGGCCCTGATCGGCAAGGAGATCCGCGGCAAGCGCCCGCAGAACTCGGTCGAGCTGGCCGCGCTGATCCTGGAGGAGGCCGAGGTCGCGGTCGTCCCGGGTGAGGCCTTCGGTACGCCGGGCTATCTGCGCCTGTCGTACGCGCTGGGCGACGAGGACCTCGTCGAGGGTGTCTCGCGGATCCAGAAGTTGCTGTCCGAGGCCAGGGACTGA